TTCCTGGGCATCGAGCAGAAAGCGGGCCTGCTGCCCAAGCCAGCGCCGATGCCCTTTTCCGCGCAGGATGCGGATGTCGAAATCCACAAAACTGGCGCTGTCGAGGCGCTGAAGTGCGGGATAGAGATCCGCTACATGGTCCGCGACGCTCGAAAAGTCCGAACGGACGCGAACGTTGAACGGCGGCAGGCGGAAGGCGAGGTCGATCAATGGCAGAGGAATTCAGGTGGCATTGCGTTGCAGTATGCCGACCTCTACCAGATTGTCCAGAATTGCCCGAGCAATGTCGGGCGCGGGAAGGTCGCCGGATCGCAGCATCTCGATAGCGTCGGCGTCCATCAGCGGTGAGACACCCAGGTGTTCGATCAGGCGGCGGGCTTCACATGCCACAACCCAGAAATCGCCAGACGCCGCATCGAACACGACCGACAGCTCATCCTCGTCCCACACCGGAGAGAAGGTCAGCCGCCGGCCGTCCAGCCACGACAGGGTGGCTGGCGCAGCCGTTGTGATTCCGCTTTCCATCCGCGCGTCTCAGCGCGTTGGGGCCTGCGTCACTTCTTCTTGCACAGGTCCGGTTCGGTGAGGTCGGCGTTGAAGTCGTACAGCCCTTCGATGTAGGCCTTGACGTCGTCCTTGGTCATCGGGTCCGTGCAGGTAACGTTGCCCGGGCAGTAGTTGCCGTTGGTCGACAATTGCGCCCACATGGCCTGGATCTGCGTCCGCGAAATCGCGTAATCGGGGAAGTAGCCCGCGTTCAGCCACGCCGCGCACAGGTGGCGGACCAGCATGCCGTCGACGAACGAATTGGGGAAGGCGAGTACCGCCCAGATGCCGGGATCGCCGGGAACGGAGCCGCCCAGCGCGGTGCTGGCCAGGGTGCCCGGCGTCTTGAGGTCTTTGAGCGACAGGCCCTGCATGCCGCTGACGCACGTCTGCACCACAACGCCGGGCTTGAAGGTGGGCGGGGTGGCGCCGGCCACGGCCCAGCTGCTGAAGTGCTGGGGCTGCTTCCAGAAACCGGGAGAACGCCCGCCCGAGCACGGGGGTGTTTCGGGGCGGGGGCTGGTG
Above is a window of Azoarcus olearius DNA encoding:
- a CDS encoding HPr-rel-A system PqqD family peptide chaperone — its product is MESGITTAAPATLSWLDGRRLTFSPVWDEDELSVVFDAASGDFWVVACEARRLIEHLGVSPLMDADAIEMLRSGDLPAPDIARAILDNLVEVGILQRNAT